In a genomic window of Salmo trutta chromosome 32, fSalTru1.1, whole genome shotgun sequence:
- the LOC115170573 gene encoding trafficking protein particle complex subunit 5 yields the protein MDTRFTRGKSNILERPLTRPKTEVSVSAFALLFSEMVQYCQSRVYSVSELQQRLADLGQSVGASMLDVLVLREKNGKRETKVLNILLFVKVSVWKAMFGKEADKLEQANDDDKTYYIIEKEPLINAYISVPKENSTLNCAAFTAGIVEAILTHSGFPAKVTAHWHKGTTLMIKFDEAVIARDKALDGR from the exons ATGGACACTCGGTTCACGAGAGGAAAGTCAAACATCCTGGAACGGCCTCTAACCCGTCCCAAGACTGAAGTCAGTGTGAGTGCCTTTGCACTGCTCTTCTCTGAGATGGTGCAGTACTGCCAGAGCCGCGTGTACTCTGTGTCTGAGCTGCAGCAACGCTTGGCAGACCTGGGTCAGAGCGTTGGGGCCAGTATGCTGGACGTGCTGGTGCTGAGGGAGAAGAATGGGAAGAGGGAGACCAAGGTGCTTAACATACTGCTCTTCGTCAAG GTATCAGTATGGAAAGCCATGTTCGGTAAGGAGGCAGACAAGCTGGAGCAGGCCAACGATGACGACAAGACCTACTACATCATAGAGAAGGAGCCACTGATCAATGCTTACATCTCTGTGCCCAAGGAGAACAGCACACTAAACTGTGCAGCATTCACCGCTGGCATTGTAGAGGCCATTCTCACACACAGTGGCTTCCCTGCCAAGGTCACAGCCCACTGGCACAAGGGCACCACACTCATGATCAAGTTTGATGAAGCTGTGATAGCCAGAGACAAGGCCCTGGATGGCAGATAG
- the LOC115170544 gene encoding mucolipin-1 has protein sequence MSCKASPNCNCIQDGTEKDELFSPVSSYRSDDLSGRNPRLTGLVGSELKQQQEEALRRKLKYFFMSPCDKYHAKGRKPFKLVLQLLKILIVTVQLVLFGLSNQMVVTFKEENTASFKHLFLKDYRDGSSMAIHTQSELYSHIYYAVDQYLALPQTLVGRYAYVWGEGVNGSALSLCQRYYKRGIIDPINDTFDIDPEVITDCIGVDPLPDPPPPDYSDYKNFTLQFHKLINVTIQFQLKAINIQTIINNEIPDCYTFAIMVVLDNKAHSGRVKISLLNHASIKKCKDPNVWGHAENYAREAFDVLVAIVCLLSLLLCGRSILRGVILQHEYVQFFRHRLNHSLCWADRMEFINGWFILLIISDLLTITGSFIKIGIESKNMSLYDVCGILLGTSTLLVWVGVLRYLSFFQKYNILIVTLRAAFPNVIRFCLCVAAIYLGYCFCGWIVLGPYHTKFRSLSMVSECLFSLINGDDMFVTFAEMQKSGTLVWVFSQVYLYTFISLFIYMVLSLFIALITGAYDAIMAQTQEPMHITDLHAFIAECTDTPCSGNFSGPEASSCSFFCCCD, from the exons ATGTCCTGCAAAGCATCGCCGAACTGTAACTGCATCCAAGACGGTACAG AGAAGGATGAGCTGTTCTCACCTGTGAGCAGCTACAGGTCCGATGACCTCAGTGGCAGGAACCCCCGGCTCACCGGTCTGGTAGGCTCGGAGCTCAAGCAACAGCAGGAGGAGGCACTGCGGAGGAAGCTCAAGTACTTCTTCATGAGCCCCTGTGACAAGTACCACGCCAAGGGCCGCAAGCCCTTTAAACTGGTCCTGCAGCTGCTCAAGATCCTCATCGTCACTGTACAG TTAGTCCTGTTTGGCTTGAGTAACCAGATGGTGGTGACATTCAAGGAAGAGAACACAGCATCCTTCAAACACCTTTTCCTTAAAGACTACCGGGATGGCTCTTCAATGGCAATCCACACACAGAGTGAACTCTATAGCCATATTTATTATGCTGTAGATCAG TACCTGGCTCTACCGCAGACATTAGTGGGGCGGTATGCATATGTGTGGGGTGAGGGTGTGAATGGGAGTGCCCTCTCTCTGTGCCAGCGGTACTACAAGAGGGGCATCATCGACCCTATCAACGACACCTTTGACATCGACCCCGAAGTTATCACCG ATTGCATTGGCGTGGACCCACTAccagaccctcctcctcctgaTTACAGTGACTACAAGAACTTCACTCTCCAGTTTCACAA GCTGATCAATGTGACCATTCAGTTCCAGCTGAAGGCCATAAACATCCAGACCATCATCAACAATGAGATCCCTGACTGCTATACCTTTGCTATTATG GTTGTCCTGGATAACAAGGCTCACAGCGGCAGAGTGAAGATCAGCCTGCTCAACCATGCCTCCATCAAGAAGTGCAAAGACCCCAACGTGTGGGGACATG CGGAGAACTATGCACGGGAGGCTTTTGACGTGCTGGTGGCCATAGTGTGTCTGCTGTCCCTGCTGCTGTGTGGTCGCTCCATCCTCAGAGGAGTCATCCTACAACAT GAGTATGTCCAGTTCTTCAGACACAGGCTGAATCACAGTCTGTGCTGGGCAGACAGGATGGAGTTCATTAACGGCTGGTTCATCCTGCTCATCATCAGTGACCTGCTCACCATCACCGGCAGCTTCATCAAGATTGGCATAGAGTCCAAG AACATGTCATTGTATGACGTGTGTGGGATTTTGCTCGGTACCTCCACTCTGCTGGTGTGGGTGGGAGTCCTCCGCTACCTCAGTTTCTTCCAGAAGTACAAT ATCCTGATTGTGACGCTGCGGGCTGCCTTCCCTAATGTAATCCGCTTCTGCCTCTGTGTAGCTGCCATATACCTGGGTTATTGCTTCTGTGGCTGGATCGTGCTGGGTCCTTACCATACCAAG TTCCGCTCTCTGTCCATGGTGTCAGAGTGCCTGTTTTCTCTGATCAACGGGGACGATATGTTTGTGACGTTTGCTGAGATGCAGAAGAGTGGCACGCTGGTGTGGGTGTTCAGCCAGGTCTACCTCTACACCTTCATCTCCCTCTTCATCTACATGGTGCTCTCCCTTTTCATCGCTCTCATCACCGGAGCCTACGATGCCATCATG gCCCAAACCCAGGAGCCGATGCACATCACAGACCTGCATGCTTTCATAGCAGAGTGTACTGATACACCTTGCTCTGGAAACTTCAGTGGCCCAGAGGCATCCTCCTGTTCATTCTTCTGCTGCTGTGACTGA